A window of the Brachyhypopomus gauderio isolate BG-103 chromosome 14, BGAUD_0.2, whole genome shotgun sequence genome harbors these coding sequences:
- the tmem53 gene encoding transmembrane protein 53 isoform X1 — MYIQKSNSGVTRDLFIRFNSKRSERIFCSRICKAVQPYSVTEKYWRGSKEPVVILLGWAGCRDKHLSKYSAIYNQQGCVTVRYTAPLRTVFISESFGYKELRSTAHKLLEILYDYEVENNPIVFHVFSNGGFMLYRYMVELLQSQKQFDSLCVVGAVVDSAPGNQNVRGALRALRTTLGPNVHAVLRCFLLVLFAVMVVLLRVVLYPLTKHFHQNHYDAMMNRPAPWPHMFLYSRADRVIRHADVEQMVRTLQDKGLSVDSFDFITPAHVSLFRDCPEDYSSRCLTFLGRCMSNSQETLKKRRLQLNH; from the exons ATGTACATACAGAAATCTAATAGTGGGGTAACTCGTGATCTATTCATTCGTTTTAATAGTAAGAGGTCTGAAAGGATCTTCTGTTCTCGTATCTGCAAGGCTGTACAACCATATAgtgtcacag AGAAATACTGGCGCGGATCAAAGGAGCCGGTTGTGATTCTTCTGGGTTGGGCAGGCTGCAGAGACAAGCACCTGTCCAAGTACAGCGCCATTTACAATCAGCAG GGATGTGTAACTGTACGCTACACTGCCCCCTTGAGGACGGTGTTTATCTCAGAATCGTTTGGATACAAGGAGCTCAGAAGCACAGCGCACAAACTCCTCGAAATCCTGTACGACTACGAGGTGGAGAACAACCCCATCGTCTTCCACGTGTTCAGCAACGGTGGCTTCATGCTCTACCGCTACATGGTGGAGCTCTTGCAGAGCCAAAAGCAGTTCGACTCCCTGTGCGTGGTGGGCGCCGTCGTAGACAGCGCCCCGGGGAACCAGAACGTGCGGGGCGCCCTGCGGGCCCTCAGAACCACGCTGGGGCCCAACGTCCACGCTGTACTTCGTTGCTTCCTCCTGGTCCTGTTCGCGGTCATGGTGGTCCTGCTCAGGGTGGTCCTGTATCCGCTGACCAAGCACTTCCACCAGAACCATTACGACGCCATGATGAACCGCCCGGCCCCCTGGCCTCACATGTTCCTCTACTCCAGGGCCGACCGCGTAATCCGACACGCAGACGTGGAGCAGATGGTCAGGACCCTGCAGGACAAAGGGCTGTCTGTGGACAGTTTTGACTTCATCACTCCAGCCCACGTGAGCTTGTTCCGAGACTGTCCTGAGGACTACTCCAGCCGCTGCCTCACCTTCCTGGGGAGATGCATGTCCAACTCCCAGGAGACCCTGAAAAAGAGACGTCTGCAATTGAATCACTGA
- the tmem53 gene encoding transmembrane protein 53 isoform X2, with the protein MGDDGIDYNIVFPEPQVSEKYWRGSKEPVVILLGWAGCRDKHLSKYSAIYNQQGCVTVRYTAPLRTVFISESFGYKELRSTAHKLLEILYDYEVENNPIVFHVFSNGGFMLYRYMVELLQSQKQFDSLCVVGAVVDSAPGNQNVRGALRALRTTLGPNVHAVLRCFLLVLFAVMVVLLRVVLYPLTKHFHQNHYDAMMNRPAPWPHMFLYSRADRVIRHADVEQMVRTLQDKGLSVDSFDFITPAHVSLFRDCPEDYSSRCLTFLGRCMSNSQETLKKRRLQLNH; encoded by the exons ATGGGAGATGATGGCATAGACTATAATATCGTCTTTCCAGAGCCTCAGGTTTCAG AGAAATACTGGCGCGGATCAAAGGAGCCGGTTGTGATTCTTCTGGGTTGGGCAGGCTGCAGAGACAAGCACCTGTCCAAGTACAGCGCCATTTACAATCAGCAG GGATGTGTAACTGTACGCTACACTGCCCCCTTGAGGACGGTGTTTATCTCAGAATCGTTTGGATACAAGGAGCTCAGAAGCACAGCGCACAAACTCCTCGAAATCCTGTACGACTACGAGGTGGAGAACAACCCCATCGTCTTCCACGTGTTCAGCAACGGTGGCTTCATGCTCTACCGCTACATGGTGGAGCTCTTGCAGAGCCAAAAGCAGTTCGACTCCCTGTGCGTGGTGGGCGCCGTCGTAGACAGCGCCCCGGGGAACCAGAACGTGCGGGGCGCCCTGCGGGCCCTCAGAACCACGCTGGGGCCCAACGTCCACGCTGTACTTCGTTGCTTCCTCCTGGTCCTGTTCGCGGTCATGGTGGTCCTGCTCAGGGTGGTCCTGTATCCGCTGACCAAGCACTTCCACCAGAACCATTACGACGCCATGATGAACCGCCCGGCCCCCTGGCCTCACATGTTCCTCTACTCCAGGGCCGACCGCGTAATCCGACACGCAGACGTGGAGCAGATGGTCAGGACCCTGCAGGACAAAGGGCTGTCTGTGGACAGTTTTGACTTCATCACTCCAGCCCACGTGAGCTTGTTCCGAGACTGTCCTGAGGACTACTCCAGCCGCTGCCTCACCTTCCTGGGGAGATGCATGTCCAACTCCCAGGAGACCCTGAAAAAGAGACGTCTGCAATTGAATCACTGA
- the pxdc1a gene encoding PX domain containing 1a — protein MDARRTAGAGVEVPPLHALHVRDCWVVELTRSDARHGGEEEDFYEIRTEWSDKSITYLRKRNSDIVSLLNKLRKSLPEDGRKALRALMLQASFNKIKESDTNKGLNTRVGEVEKLLKTIISVSPESDAARAFFEAPARAQPARAARGSAPHQSLATAADVRRSNGFCLANTETILCDAHLSREMENSLPVCSVKWRSHVLIRAPTRCENEINVETAPLNSAEVDRRVLHHTSIKPRGSVNSLHCLQMEMLETDILE, from the exons ATGGATGCACGCAGGACGGCAGGTGCAGGTGTGGAGGTCCCGCCACTGCACGCCCTGCACGTGCGAGACTGCTGGGTGGTGGAACTCACGCGCTCAGACGCTCGTCACGGGGGCGAGGAAGAGGACTTTTACGAGATCCGTACCGAGTGGTCAGACAAAAGCATAACGTATCTGCGAAAGCGTAATTCTGATATCGTCAGCCTATTGAATAAGTTAAGAAAATCGTTGCCCGAAGACGGAAGGAAGGCGTTGCGAGCGTTGATGCTCCAGG CATCTTTCAACAAGATAAAAGAATCAGATACAAACAAGGGATTAAACACCAGAGTGGGCGAAGTGGAAAAGTTATTGAAGACTATAATTAGCGTGTCTCCAGAG TCGGACGCTGCGCGCGCGTTCTTCGAGGCTCCTGCACGCGCCCAGCCTGCGCGAGCTGCACGCGGATCTGCTCCGCACCAGAGTCTCGCGACTGCTGCAG ATGTACGGAGGTCTAACGGATTCTGCTTGGCAAATACCGAAACTATACTGTGTGATGCACATTTATCAAGAGAAATGGAGAATTCACTTCCTGTGTGTTCTGTTAAGTGGCG TTCCCACGTGCTGATACGTGCACCGACAAGGTGTGAAAATGAGATCAACGTGGAAACTGCACCTTTGAACTCTGCTGAAGTCGACCGTCGTGTGCTACACCACACTTCAATTAAACCAAGAGGCTCCGTCAACAGCCTACACTGTCTGCAGATGGAGATGTTGGAGACAGATATCCTGGAGTGA
- the LOC143475167 gene encoding uncharacterized protein LOC143475167 — protein sequence MDEIKDSYQHIQPVTLRLTEHSVTSRLYCSPAKGIDAHLSAMVETFLVEVFRCRQCQFTSSQKARISSHVTARHSSPSPSPRRPLSCLEREDEESLTVGMRVEEESELEQSGSPYDLHPVSKNSEDQMDMERMSFLLPMYGMLPNTSPPPHDVILGPNSDGGLHVARTCEVSTLFEEDRCGEDGEEESIFHLEDPGDGLPGPLSATVTPDTEDQDEVTAQSAHLMTLGLCRISSAKCPLQSAAVPEAGQDASDNVDEKQDLLPAAEVLKQSEDELLCGLCRAAMPNQGVLEVHLKCHDAVQGFRCPHCGWAASQWPDMARHWRTHGRKRSAKTHKCAICPRKFRRAESRDSHENRHKRHRGAQLQASPLGQCPLGLEVCCSDREWQPHQRCHVQGAFKCVYCDVTEKSWKKIHKHLLSHTEEGAGHVPQTSYSPGPLKFDSRTSTSSPESPAGLQLEAWGHVRKKRVKHKTARRRKRDEENRDEEKRDDDACVKGRRGQRREFCCTVCNRTFSTKLTLRRHMGIHQGLKPFTCPHCNYCTRLKASLVQHLRVHTGEKPYKCPHCPYASIDRSSLRRHSRTHTHEKPYHCQYCPYSSIQKKSLTLHSRRHHTGEAFACPLCQYTTPDRQLLRRHTHRHHPSDSAHTPRADPPPSAHSGPVKRPRTSKTS from the exons ATGGACGAGATTAAAGACTCATACCAACATATCCAGCCCGTAACGCTGCGGCTGACGGAGCACAGCGTCACATCCCGCCTGTACTGCAGTCCTGCCAAGGGCATCGACGCTCACTTGTCCGCCATGGTCGAGACCTTCTTGGTCGAGGTCTTCCGCTGTCGGCAGTGCCAATTCACCAGCAGTCAGAAAGCCAGAATCAGCAGTCACGTTACAGCGAGGCACTCCTCACCATCACCGTCACCACGCCGCCCGCTGTCCTGCCTGGaaagagaggatgaggagagctTGACGGTGGGCATGAGGGTTGAGGAAGAGTCTGAGCTCGAGCAGAGCGGCTCTCCGTACGACCTCCATCCCGTCTCCAAGAACAGCGAAGACCAGATGGACATGGAGCGCATGTCATTCCTGCTCCCCATGTACGGGATGCTCCCGAACACCAGTCCTCCCCCGCACGACGTCATCCTCGGCCCCAACTCCGACGGCGGCCTTCACGTAGCACGGACGTGCGAG GTCAGCACTCTGTTTGAAGAGGACAGGTGTGGAGAAGACGGCGAGGAGGAGAGCATCTTCCACCTGGAGGACCCCGGAGACGGGCTGCCCGGTCCCCTGTCTGCCACGGTGACACCTGACACCGAGGACCAGGATGAAGTGACGGCCCAGTCCGCTCATCTGATGACCCTCGGCCTGTGCCGAATCTCAAGTGCCAAATGCCCCCTTCAGTCTGCTGCCGTGCCTGAAGCGGGGCAGGACGCTTCGGACAACgtggacgagaagcaggacttATTGCCCGCGGCTGAGGTGCTCAAGCAGTCTGAGGACGAGCTGTTGTGTGGGCTCTGCCGGGCTGCAATGCCAAATCAGGGTGTTCTGGAAGTGCATCTGAAGTGCCACGACGCCGTCCAGGGCTTCCGGTGTCCTCACTGCGGCTGGGCGGCGTCCCAGTGGCCAGACATGGCCCGTCACTGGCGGACCCATGGGAGAAAGCGGAGCGCGAAGACCCACAAGTGTGCCATCTGTCCCAGAAAGTTCAGGAGGGCAGAGTCCCGTGACTCTCACGAGAACAGGCACAAACGTCACCGTGGAGCGCAGCTGCAGGCGTCACCGCTGGGACAGTGTCCGCTGGGCCTGGAGGTGTGCTGCTCAGACAGGGAGTGGCAGCCTCACCAGCGATGCCACGTCCAGGGAGCCTTTAAatgtgtgtactgtgatgtCACAG AAAAGTCCTGGAAGAAGATACACAAACATCTTCTCAGTCATACAGAGGAGGGTGCAGGACACGTCCCGCAGACGTCTTACAGCCC AGGGCCCCTGAAGTTTGACAGTCGGACATCAACCAGTTCCCCAGAAAGTCCTGCAGGGCTGCAGCTGGAGGCATGGGGCCACGTGAGGAAGAAGAGGGTGAAGCACAAGACAGCCAGACGGAGGAAGAGAGATGAGGAGAATAGAGAtgaggagaagagagatgaCGACGCGTGTGTTAAGGGCAGAAGGGGACAACGGAGAGAGTTCTGCTGCACCGTGTGTAACAG GACGTTCTCCACCAAGCTGACCCTGCGACGTCACATGGGCATCCACCAGGGGCTCAAGCCCTTCACGTGCCCCCACTGCAACTACTGCACGCGGCTGAAAGCTTCACTGGTCCAACACCTGCGTGTGCACACAG GTGAGAAGCCTTACAAGTGTCCCCACTGTCCCTACGCATCCATAGACAGGAGCTCCCTACGACGGCACtcacgaacacacacgcacgagaAGCCTTATCACTGCCAGTACTGTCCCTAcagcag CATTCAGAAGAAGAGCCTGACCCTCCACTCTCGGCGTCACCACACTGGCGAGGCGTTTGCCTGCCCGCTGTGCCAGTACACCACGCCGGACCGCCAGCTGCTCCGCcgacacacgcacagacaccaCCCGTCTGACTCCGCCCACACGCCAAGGGCTGACCCGCCACCCAGCGCCCACAGTGGGCCTGTCAAACGACCACGCACCTCCAAAACATCCTAA
- the prpf4ba gene encoding uncharacterized protein prpf4ba codes for MNDFQDDVDSFDRRGVASGEEDDGPGTYGELKCDSMERHKRKKHKHHSKHRKHKHASLEDKEHGHKHRHKHKKHRRQDSSKTNDGECLVEGVTEILSLKRARLEDLEKQRALIQAELDNELLEGRVPSGMGLILQGYDSGSDQDSEMQERAHNGAQERDTEERDTVETAGEAQGPGSCPPPPDPQRSQHDCRDMDRLGSGRHGRSTSKEAVIRQHKSDRRRRTSSGDNHKERTRPSGELSPSAEITPSSSVRQSRERRQRSRSPAKSPVISRKPHSLQRNRRSRSEEMERGNKGASSPSVPQPGGRGAGQPASAQKAACSTSKDKQGSRPESDHKLDREKMPARSPSKEVSSGKENRSPHRSPAQHRSPHRKPSPAQHRSPHRKPSPAQHRSSYRSRERHSPQQPPNLSSNRGSKHGHVAPKRSPSDSRGRSRSTERRWRDSDRHRLSSVRMRCRDEAGGCGPVSSLRSRRRPSLSPLGCRTRSPRRRSSRSPLPRRRSVGRDRFDHRHPPRSGSQDRRRRDRNMEDEFKGSLSEGMRAEQDESDDELLEDYDVDEEDEEALIEQRRLQRLAIVQKYKEVNEDGVRSEGGSVQSSPPCRSPSPDDVLERVAADVKAYEEENVDTFEANVKAKHNLLPQERDGANPKKPSAPDMFTESDDTFAAYFDSARLRAAGVGRDFKENPSLRDNWTDAEGYYRVNIGEMLDKRYDVYGYTGQGVFSNVVRARDLARASQDVAVKIIRNNELMQKTGLKELDFLKKLNDADPDDKFHCLRLFRHFYHKQHLCLVFEPLSMNLREVLKKYGKDVGLHIKAVRSYSQQLFLALKLLKRCNILHADIKPDNILVNESKTILKLCDFGSASHVADNDITPYLVSRFYRAPEIIIGKPYDYGIDMWSVGCTLYELYTGKILFPGKTNNHMLKLAMDLKGKMPNKMIRKGLFKDQHFDPNLNFLYTEVDKVTEREKVTVVSSINPTKDLLADMVGHQRLPEEQRKKVVQLKDLLDQILVLDPAKRISINQALQHPYIQERA; via the exons ATGAACGACTTCCA AGATGATGTGGACAGCTTTGACAGGAGGGGGGTTGCATCTGGAGAGGAGGACGATGGACCTGGCACATATGGGGAGCTGAAGTGTGACAGCATGGAGAGACACAAGCGGAAGAAACACAAACATCATAGCaagcacagaaaacacaagCATGCATCACTAGAGGATAAGGAGcacggacacaaacacagacacaagcacaAGAAACACAGACGCCAAGATTCCTCCAAGACGAATGACGGCGAGTGTCTCGTGGAGGGCGTGACCGAGATTCTCTCGCTGAAGCGCGCCAGACTGGAGGATTTGGAGAAACAGCGAGCCTTGATCCAGGCGGAACTGGATAATGAGCTTCTGGAGGGGAGGGTGCCGTCTGGGATGGGGCTGATACTGCAGGGATACGACTCTGGTTCGGACCAGGACAGTGAGATGCAGGAGAGAGCACACAATGgggcgcaggagagagacacCGAGGAGAGAGACACCGTGGAGACAGCTGGGGAGGCTCAGGGACCAGGGAGCTGTCCCCCTCCTCCAGACCCACAGAGAAGCCAGCACGATTGCAGAGACATGGACAGACTGGGTTCCGGCCGGCACGGCAGAAGTACATCCAAAGAGGCGGTCATCAGACAGCATAAATcggacaggaggaggaggacgagctCAGGTGATAATCACAAGGAGAGGACTCGCCCATCAGGAGAACTTAGCCCGTCAGCAGAGATCACACCATCCAGCAGCGTTCGGCAGTCCAGAGAGAGACGTCAGAGATCCAGATCTCCTGCCAAATCTCCGGTAATATCCAGGAAGCCACATTCTCTTCAGAGGAATCGGCGGTCACGTtcggaggagatggagagggggaaTAAAGGAGCCTCCTCACCTTCCGTCCCACAGCCCGGGGGCCGAGGGGCAGGCCAGCCTGCATCAGCACAGAAGGCAGCATGCTCTACGTCCAAAGACAAACAAGGCAGTCGCCCTGAATCTGACCACAAGTTGGACAGGGAGAAGATGCCAGCCAGGTCTCCTTCAAAGGAAGTCTCTTCAGGCAAGGAGAACAGATCTCCACACAGAAGTCCCGCACAGCACAGATCTCCCCACAGGAAGCCCAGTCCCGCACAGCACAGATCTCCCCACAGGAAGCCCAGTCCCGCACAGCACAGATCCTCGTACAGGAGCAGGGAACGTCACTCCCCTCAACAGCCTCCCAATCTGAGCAGCAATAGGGGCTCCAAGCATGGGCACGTTGCGCCCAAAAGATCTCCATCTGACAGCAGGGGGCGATCACGTTCCACAGaaaggagatggagagactCCGACCGCCACAGACTCTCATCTGTCAG GATGCGCTGTCGGGACGAAGCAGGTGGATGTGGGCCGGTCTCCTCCCTGCGCTCCAGACGGAGGCCCAGCCTCTCACCTCTCGGGTGCAGGACCCGGTCTCCGCGGAGACGCAGCAGCCGCTCCCCTCTGCccagacgcag GTCTGTGGGGCGGGACCGGTTTGACCACAGGCACCCGCCCCGTTCAGGATCGCAGGACCGGAGGAGGAGGGACAGGAACATGGAGGATGAGTTCAAGGGCAGTCTGTCTGAAGGCATGAGAGCGGAGCAGGATGAATCGGACGACGAGCT GCTGGAGGATTACGATGTCgatgaagaagatgaggaagctCTGATTGAACAGAGACGACTTCAGCGTTTGGCGATTGTGCAG AAATACAAAGAAGTGAACGAGGACGGTGTGAGGTCAGAGGGCGGCAGTGTTCAGAGCAGCCCGCCCTGCCGCTCCCCATCCCCGGACGACGTTCTCGAGCGTGTGGCGGCTGACGTGAAGGCTTACGAGGAGGAGAATGTGGACACTTTTGAGGCAAACGTCAAGGCCAAGCATAATCTCCTCCCCCAGGAGAGAGACG GGGCTAATCCGAAGAAGCCTTCGGCTCCTGACATGTTTACAGAGTCGGATGACACGTTTGCTGCGTACTTTGAC AGCGCCAGGCTCCGAGCAGCAGGCGTTGGGCGGGACTTCAAGGAGAACCCGAGCCTCAGAGACAACTGGACAGATGCAGAGGGATATTACC GGGTGAACATCGGTGAGATGTTGGACAAGCGCTATGACGTGTATGGCTACACTGGCCAGGGTGTGTTCAGTAATGTGGTCCGTGCCAGAGACCTGGCCCGAGCCAGTCAGGACGTGGCTGTGAAGATTATACGCAACAATGAGCTCAT GCAGAAGACTGGTCTCAAAGAGCTGGATTTCCTCAAGAAGCTGAACGACGCGGACCCCGACGACAAGTTCCACTGCCTACGGCTCTTCAGACACTTCTACCACAAGCAGCACCTGTGCCTGGTGTTCGAGCCACTGAG CATGAACCTGCGTGAGGTCTTGAAGAAGTACGGGAAGGACGTGGGGCTGCACATCAAGGCCGTGCGCTCCTACAGCCAGCAGCTCTTCCTGGCCCTCAAACTGCTCAAACGCTGCAACATCCTCCACGCCGACATCAAACCCGACAACATCCTG GTGAACGAGTCCAAGACCATACTCAAGCTCTGTGACTTTGGCTCCGCCTCCCACGTTGCTGATAATGACATCACGCCCTATTTGGTCAGCCGGTTCTACAGAGCCCCTGAGATCA TCATTGGAAAGCCGTACGACTACGGCATCGACATGTGGTCTGTGGGGTGTACGCTCTACGAGCTGTACACGGGGAAAATCCTCTTCCCCGGAAAAACCAACAACCACATGCTGAAACTCGCCATGGACCTTAAAGGGAAAATGCCCAACAAG ATGATCAGGAAAGGCCTGTTCAAGGACCAGCACTTTGATCCAAACTTGAACTTCTTGTACACGGAGGTAGATAAAGTAACTGAGCGG GAGAAAGTGACGGTCGTAAGCAGcatcaaccccactaaggactTATTAGCAGACATGGTGGGACACCAGCGGTTGCCAGAGGAGCAGAGGAAGAAGGTGGTTCAGCTCAAAGACCTACTGGACCAGATCCTGGTGCTGGACCCGGCTAAGAGGATCAGCATCAACCAGGCCCTGCAGCACCCGTACATCCAGGAGAGGGCTTGA